A stretch of Clupea harengus unplaced genomic scaffold, Ch_v2.0.2, whole genome shotgun sequence DNA encodes these proteins:
- the slc1a6 gene encoding excitatory amino acid transporter 4 isoform X1, which yields MYLSYLISYLFAPSVSHETCLLDQVLELIMNEKPPTSTSLFLHEDSDKPERSERGLRHLRKALQKRASGARNRMCSITRESARAFLRRNTFVLFTVAAVALGVVLGFSLRPYKLSIREIKYFSFPGELLMRMLQMLVLPLIISSLVTGISALDSKASGKMGARAVVYYMVTTLIAVFIGIVIVVVIRPGKGNRDRPVSSSGNIEPVQAADAFLDLIRNMFPPNLVEACFKQYKTHYKKLISTKNVTVPVNMTDSNITITDLHANFSVVLQTIQETVEEMVPMGGSSNGVNALGLVVFSMCFGLVIGSMKQQGQALREFFDCLNNAIMRLVAIIIWYAPVGILFLIAGKIIEMKDLVQMGGQLGMYTMSVIVGLLIHGLFVLPLLYFLVTRKNPFVFISGLLQALITALGTSSRWETQSVRCLCCRCYNSRSILDILGSMNSSFGHTLQCALSTKLFSLSTIFVSRRNLPYTIPAPSFPVSSATLPITFRCLEENNHVDKRVTRFVLPVGATINMDGTALYEAVAAIFIAQVNDMDLDFGQILTISITATAASIGAAGIPQAGLVTMVIVLTSVGLPTEDITLIIAVDWFLDRLRTTTNVLGDSIGAGIIEHLSRKELQTQDIEIGNSVIEENEKPYQLISQENDTAKQHNSETTM from the exons ATGTACTTGTCATATCTCATATCATATTTATTTGCCCCCTCAGTTTCCCATGAAACCTGCCTCCTGGACCAGGTCCTGGAGCTGATTATGAATGAGAAGCCTCCGACCAGCACCAGCCTATTTCTACACGAGGACTCAGACAAGCCTGAGCGCTCGGAGCGAGGCCTACGCCACCTGCGCAAGGCTCTACAGAAACGTGCCTCAGGTGCCCGCAACAGGATGTGTTCCATCACCAGAGAGAGCGCCAGGGCCTTCCTGCGCCGCAACACCTTTGTGCTCTTCACCGTGGCTGCAGTGGCACTAG GTGTTGTGCTGGGATTCTCCCTGCGTCCATACAAGCTGTCCATCAGGGAGATCAAGTACTTCTCATTCCCTGGAGAGCTTCTGATGCGGATGCTCCAGATGCTGGTCTTGCCCCTTATCATCTCCAGCCTGGTCACAG GCATATCCGCTCTTGACAGCAAAGCCTCGGGGAAGATGGGAGCGCGGGCTGTTGTGTATTACATGGTTACGACCTTAATTGCTGTTTTCATTGGAATTGTTATTGTGGTCGTCATAAGACCTGGGAAAGGCAACAGGGATCGTCCAGTGTCATCTAGTGGCAACATTGAGCCAGTGCAGGCAGCAGATGCCTTTTTGGACCTCATCAG gaaTATGTTCCCTCCAAACTTGGTGGAAGCTTGCTTTAAGCAG TACAAGACACATTACAAGAAACTGATCTCCACAAAGAACGTCACTGTTCCAGTCAACATGACAGATTCCAACATCACTATCACTGACCTCCATGCCAACTTCAGCGTAGTCCTTCAGACCATTCAggagacagtggaggagatggtgcCCATGGGAGGCTCCTCCAACGGGGTCAACGCCCTGGGCCTGGTCGTGTTCTCCATGTGCTTCGGCTTGGTGATCGGGAGCATGAAACAGCAGGGACAGGCTCTGCGCGAATTCTTTGACTGCCTCAACAATGCTATTATGCGCCTAGTGGCCATCATCATCTG GTATGCCCCTGTGGGAATCCTTTTCCTCATCGCTGGGAAGATTATTGAGATGAAGGACCTGGTTCAGATGGGGGGGCAGCTGGGAATGTACACCATGTCTGTGATTGTGGGGCTGCTCATCCACGGCCTCTTCGTCCTGCCGCTGCTCTACTTCCTGGTGACGAGGAAGAACCCGTTTGTCTTCATCTCCGGGCTGCTGCAGGCGCTGATCACTGCTCTGGGAACCTCGTCCAGGTGGGAAACTCAGTCAGTCAGGTGCCTCTGCTGTAGATGCTATAATTCACGGAGCATCTTAGACATTTTAGGCTCCATGAACTCTAGCTTTGGTCACACTTTACAGTGTGCACTGAGCACTAAGCTCTTTAGCCTCTCCACAATATTTGTGTCCAGAAGAAACCTCCCTTACACAATTCCTGCTCCCTCTTTTCCTGTCAGTTCGGCGACTCTCCCGATCACCTTCCGTTGCCTGGAGGAGAACAATCATGTGGATAAACGAGTGACACGCTTTGTGTTGCCTGTGggtgccaccatcaacatggaTGGCACTGCACTGTATGAAGCAGTGGCAGCCATATTTATTGCACAAGTTAATGACATGGATCTCGACTTTGGCCAGATTCTCACCATCAG TATCACAGCAACGGCTGCCAGCATTGGAGCAGCAGGCATCCCTCAAGCTGGCCTGGTAACCATGGTGATTGTATTGACATCGGTGGGACTGCCCACAGAGGATATAACGTTGATTATTGCTGTGGATTGGTTCTT GGACCGTCTCAGAACCACCACCAACGTCCTAGGAGACTCCATAGGGGCCGGAATCATTGAGCACCTTTCACGGAAGGAGCTCCAGACCCAGGACATAGAAATCGGGAACTCGGTGATCGAGGAAAATGAGAAACCTTACCAGCTCATCTCCCAGGAAAATGATACCGCAAAGCAGCATAACAGTGAGACCACCATGTGA
- the ccl44 gene encoding chemokine (C-C motif) ligand 44, whose protein sequence is MYLQSAAVICLTVLSFGSLEGKGVQMQRDVQCCMQYSQGKVRTKDVLRFEEQTEGPDCSIQAVILYTKRAVKCADPRDRKVQRLLRKLRQRQAVKAHKTMWLHPHMNLPVMAEPK, encoded by the exons ATGTATTTGCAGAGTGCAGCCGTGATTTGCCTTACTGTGCTATCCTTTGGCTCCCTGGAAG GGAAGGGTGTCCAGATGCAGCGGGATGTGCAGTGTTGCATGCAGTACTCCCAAGGGAAAGTGCGGACCAAAGACGTGCTGAGGTTTGAGGAGCAGACAGAAGGCCCAGACTGCAGCATACAAGCAGTCAT ATTGTACACCAAGAGGGCAGTGAAGTGTGCCGACCCGAGGGACCGCAAAGTGCAGAGGTTACTACGGAAACTGAGGCAAAGGCAGGCGGTGAAGGCGCACAAAACGATGTGGCTCCACCCACACATGAATCTGCCCGTCATGGCTGAG ccaaaataa
- the slc1a6 gene encoding excitatory amino acid transporter 4 isoform X2 translates to MYLSYLISYLFAPSVSHETCLLDQVLELIMNEKPPTSTSLFLHEDSDKPERSERGLRHLRKALQKRASGARNRMCSITRESARAFLRRNTFVLFTVAAVALGVVLGFSLRPYKLSIREIKYFSFPGELLMRMLQMLVLPLIISSLVTGISALDSKASGKMGARAVVYYMVTTLIAVFIGIVIVVVIRPGKGNRDRPVSSSGNIEPVQAADAFLDLIRNMFPPNLVEACFKQYKTHYKKLISTKNVTVPVNMTDSNITITDLHANFSVVLQTIQETVEEMVPMGGSSNGVNALGLVVFSMCFGLVIGSMKQQGQALREFFDCLNNAIMRLVAIIIWYAPVGILFLIAGKIIEMKDLVQMGGQLGMYTMSVIVGLLIHGLFVLPLLYFLVTRKNPFVFISGLLQALITALGTSSSSATLPITFRCLEENNHVDKRVTRFVLPVGATINMDGTALYEAVAAIFIAQVNDMDLDFGQILTISITATAASIGAAGIPQAGLVTMVIVLTSVGLPTEDITLIIAVDWFLDRLRTTTNVLGDSIGAGIIEHLSRKELQTQDIEIGNSVIEENEKPYQLISQENDTAKQHNSETTM, encoded by the exons ATGTACTTGTCATATCTCATATCATATTTATTTGCCCCCTCAGTTTCCCATGAAACCTGCCTCCTGGACCAGGTCCTGGAGCTGATTATGAATGAGAAGCCTCCGACCAGCACCAGCCTATTTCTACACGAGGACTCAGACAAGCCTGAGCGCTCGGAGCGAGGCCTACGCCACCTGCGCAAGGCTCTACAGAAACGTGCCTCAGGTGCCCGCAACAGGATGTGTTCCATCACCAGAGAGAGCGCCAGGGCCTTCCTGCGCCGCAACACCTTTGTGCTCTTCACCGTGGCTGCAGTGGCACTAG GTGTTGTGCTGGGATTCTCCCTGCGTCCATACAAGCTGTCCATCAGGGAGATCAAGTACTTCTCATTCCCTGGAGAGCTTCTGATGCGGATGCTCCAGATGCTGGTCTTGCCCCTTATCATCTCCAGCCTGGTCACAG GCATATCCGCTCTTGACAGCAAAGCCTCGGGGAAGATGGGAGCGCGGGCTGTTGTGTATTACATGGTTACGACCTTAATTGCTGTTTTCATTGGAATTGTTATTGTGGTCGTCATAAGACCTGGGAAAGGCAACAGGGATCGTCCAGTGTCATCTAGTGGCAACATTGAGCCAGTGCAGGCAGCAGATGCCTTTTTGGACCTCATCAG gaaTATGTTCCCTCCAAACTTGGTGGAAGCTTGCTTTAAGCAG TACAAGACACATTACAAGAAACTGATCTCCACAAAGAACGTCACTGTTCCAGTCAACATGACAGATTCCAACATCACTATCACTGACCTCCATGCCAACTTCAGCGTAGTCCTTCAGACCATTCAggagacagtggaggagatggtgcCCATGGGAGGCTCCTCCAACGGGGTCAACGCCCTGGGCCTGGTCGTGTTCTCCATGTGCTTCGGCTTGGTGATCGGGAGCATGAAACAGCAGGGACAGGCTCTGCGCGAATTCTTTGACTGCCTCAACAATGCTATTATGCGCCTAGTGGCCATCATCATCTG GTATGCCCCTGTGGGAATCCTTTTCCTCATCGCTGGGAAGATTATTGAGATGAAGGACCTGGTTCAGATGGGGGGGCAGCTGGGAATGTACACCATGTCTGTGATTGTGGGGCTGCTCATCCACGGCCTCTTCGTCCTGCCGCTGCTCTACTTCCTGGTGACGAGGAAGAACCCGTTTGTCTTCATCTCCGGGCTGCTGCAGGCGCTGATCACTGCTCTGGGAACCTCGTCCAG TTCGGCGACTCTCCCGATCACCTTCCGTTGCCTGGAGGAGAACAATCATGTGGATAAACGAGTGACACGCTTTGTGTTGCCTGTGggtgccaccatcaacatggaTGGCACTGCACTGTATGAAGCAGTGGCAGCCATATTTATTGCACAAGTTAATGACATGGATCTCGACTTTGGCCAGATTCTCACCATCAG TATCACAGCAACGGCTGCCAGCATTGGAGCAGCAGGCATCCCTCAAGCTGGCCTGGTAACCATGGTGATTGTATTGACATCGGTGGGACTGCCCACAGAGGATATAACGTTGATTATTGCTGTGGATTGGTTCTT GGACCGTCTCAGAACCACCACCAACGTCCTAGGAGACTCCATAGGGGCCGGAATCATTGAGCACCTTTCACGGAAGGAGCTCCAGACCCAGGACATAGAAATCGGGAACTCGGTGATCGAGGAAAATGAGAAACCTTACCAGCTCATCTCCCAGGAAAATGATACCGCAAAGCAGCATAACAGTGAGACCACCATGTGA